From Mercenaria mercenaria strain notata chromosome 17, MADL_Memer_1, whole genome shotgun sequence, the proteins below share one genomic window:
- the LOC128550082 gene encoding uncharacterized protein LOC128550082: MNKIRHIYPTARASNIYLGDNKCKGVQNGDLLVFQHDISECLTSELLVDGIEVYNNDLIYAEHDPVHLFTVLHYNWTVGVECDIGQNGTAIGGFPSNATSAIAHNVSSPQYPVSVSFYKDQDFIHETGKGNPLHAEIGSHVYAKVFTTATDWNIRMRVHTCYTKPTDHAHDHMKYFLIKDGYIH; the protein is encoded by the exons ATGAACAAAATACGACACATCTACCCAACAGCAAGGGCATCTAATATATACCTTGGGGATAATAAATGTAAAGGTGTGCAAAATGGTGACCTTCTGGTATTTCAACATGACATTTCCGAATGCTTAACTAGTGAACTA CTTGTCGACGGAATTGAAGTGTACAACAACGACCTAATTTATGCGGAACACGATCCTGTACACCTGTTTACAGTGTTGCACTATAACTGGACAGTTGGAGTAGAATGTGACATAGGACAAAACGGAACTGCTATAG GTGGATTTCCTAGTAATGCGACCAGCGCAATAGCTCATAATGTCAGTAGTCCTCAATACCCCGTCAGCGTGTCCTTTTACAAAGATCAGGATTTCATCCACGAAACTGGTAAAGGGAATCCTTTGCATGCTGAGATAGGCTCGCACGTCTACGCCAAGGTGTTTACAACAGCCACTGACTGGAACATTAGGATGCGAGTACACACGTGTTACACAAAACCGACTGACCATGCGCATGACCATATGAAGTATTTTCTGATAAAGGATGGGTATATACATTGA